A single window of Flavipsychrobacter sp. DNA harbors:
- a CDS encoding SRPBCC domain-containing protein: MVQSIQLNTLDKNTAVFIGQYNVSLAKIWQAISTDEGLAKWFMKSKMDVEVGGVFQFEGGWEGWIAALKELEYIQFNSSEVSYTRFELRPTTVGVELRLVDKLPPAIEAQGDSDIQNFQPNGKGTHWVGLLAGWHDFLLALESYLAKKEIADNYKELCDVYKDLLDKQRQKI, translated from the coding sequence ATGGTACAGAGCATTCAACTTAATACACTTGATAAAAACACAGCAGTTTTTATTGGACAATATAATGTATCGTTAGCCAAAATTTGGCAAGCGATCTCTACAGATGAAGGATTGGCTAAATGGTTTATGAAGTCAAAAATGGATGTCGAGGTAGGTGGTGTATTTCAGTTCGAAGGTGGTTGGGAAGGGTGGATAGCCGCATTGAAAGAGTTGGAATATATTCAATTCAATAGCTCGGAAGTATCGTATACTCGGTTTGAATTAAGACCTACTACTGTTGGTGTTGAACTTCGTTTAGTAGATAAACTTCCTCCAGCTATTGAAGCTCAGGGTGATAGTGATATTCAGAATTTCCAACCTAATGGAAAGGGAACACATTGGGTAGGGCTTTTAGCAGGTTGGCATGACTTTCTTTTAGCATTGGAGTCGTATTTAGCTAAGAAAGAAATCGCAGATAATTATAAAGAGTTATGCGATGTATATAAAGACCTCCTAGACAAACAACGTCAAAAAATATAG
- a CDS encoding LysR family transcriptional regulator — protein MNYTLNQLQIFLKIAQTQSVTKAAAELHLTQPAVSIQLKKFQDQFDIPLIENIGRNIYVTDFGIEIADAAEKILEQVYDINYKMHAFRGQLVGKLKISVVSTGKYVMPYFLTDFMKLNDGVDLTLDVTNKSKVIESLDNNEVDFALVSVLPKKLKVEKVDLIANKLYLVGNANNKLKRRVYDAELLKELPLIFREKGSGTRDTMSGFFKEKKMSVLKKMELTSNEAVKQAVVAGLGYSVMPLIGIKNELHNKQLSIIPVKGLPIQTTWSLIWLKDKEHTNVAASFLSFIKEKKEGIIHDHFKWYEEYK, from the coding sequence GATATTTCTAAAAATTGCTCAGACACAGAGTGTTACAAAGGCAGCAGCAGAGTTGCATTTAACTCAACCTGCGGTTTCTATACAGCTGAAAAAATTCCAAGATCAATTTGATATTCCGCTAATTGAGAATATTGGCAGGAATATATACGTAACAGATTTTGGAATTGAGATTGCCGATGCTGCAGAAAAAATACTGGAGCAGGTATATGATATCAATTATAAGATGCATGCTTTTAGAGGGCAGTTGGTAGGTAAGCTGAAAATTTCGGTAGTTTCTACAGGGAAGTATGTGATGCCATATTTCCTGACAGATTTTATGAAGCTAAATGATGGGGTAGATCTAACACTTGATGTTACGAATAAAAGTAAGGTGATAGAAAGTTTAGATAATAATGAAGTGGATTTCGCTTTAGTATCTGTATTGCCTAAAAAACTCAAAGTAGAAAAGGTGGACTTGATCGCTAATAAGCTCTACTTGGTAGGTAATGCTAATAATAAACTGAAGAGAAGAGTATATGACGCAGAGTTGTTAAAAGAACTGCCTCTTATATTTAGAGAAAAGGGATCGGGTACTCGAGATACAATGTCTGGTTTTTTTAAGGAGAAAAAAATGAGTGTACTTAAAAAAATGGAGCTGACTTCAAATGAAGCGGTGAAGCAAGCTGTAGTTGCAGGTCTGGGTTATTCGGTAATGCCTTTGATCGGGATAAAAAATGAACTACATAATAAACAGCTGTCAATAATTCCTGTAAAGGGGTTACCCATACAAACTACATGGTCTCTTATATGGCTTAAGGACAAAGAACATACGAATGTTGCAGCCTCTTTCCTAAGCTTTATAAAAGAGAAAAAGGAAGGCATTATTCATGACCATTTTAAATGGTATGAGGAGTATAAATAA